GCGCGGGCAGGATTTCGGCGATGTTCCCGAGCAGGGCGACGGAAAGCGCCTCCCGCCGGTCCACGGCGCCGGAGAGCAACTCCAGCGCCTCGTCGAGGTCTGTCGCCATGCGGTCGCAATATCCGGTGTCGAGGCGGCGGCGAATCCGGTCTTCCCGCACCTCGACGCCGAGGAAGGCTCCCCCGTTCATCGTCGCGGCGAGCGGTTGGGCGCCCCCCATCCCCCCCAGTCCCGCGGTGACCACGAGCCGCCCCGCAAGGGAGCCCCCGAAGTGCTGCCGGGCGAGTTCCGCGAACGTCTCGTACGTCCCCTGGAGGATCCCCTGGGTGCCGATGTAGATCCACGAACCCGCGGTCATCTGCCCGTACATCGTGAGCCCCAGCGCATCGAGACGCCGGAACTCGTCGACATCCCCCCAGCGGGGGACGAGATGGGCGTTCGCGATGAGGACGCGCGGCGCCTCCTCGTGGGTGCGGAACACGCCGACCGGCTTGCCGCTCTGGATGAGAAGGGTCTCGTCGTTCTCGAGCCGGCGCAGCGTCTCCACGATCTTCGCGTACGCGGCCCAGTTACGCGCCGCCTTGCCCGCGCCGCCGTACACGACGAGGTCGTCCGGACGCTCCGCCACGTCCGGGTCGAGGTTGTTCATCAGCATGCGGAGCGCCGCCTCCTGGTGCCATCCCTTGCAGGAGAGCGTCGTTCCCCTCGGCGCCCGGATCGGTCCGGCCGGTTTCATGCCTCTCCTCCCTCTCCGCCGTCTCGGGTCCCCGGCAACTCCAATATCTGGTCCGGCGCGAGATCCGCGTCCAGCCGCGCGGGGTCGAGGCCGCGGATGGCCTCGGCAGGCACGGGACCGATGAACTCGCTTCCCGCGAGCCTCACACCTTCCGCCCGCGCGCCTTCGGCGACGCGCTCGTACGCCGCATCGATCCCGGTCACCGCGTAGCGGGTCAGGTTCATGGACACCTGCGTCAACGCTTGCCGCCGAAGCGGGATTCCGAGCGCCCGGACATGCCGGAGTCCGCCGCCGGACTCCCGGATCGCCGCCGCGATGCGCCGTGCCGGCCCGGGGTCTTCCGTATCGAGATTCACGTTGAAGCGTACGAGCGGCCCTCGTACCCCGACAACGACGGCGCCGAGCGACCGATGAGGCGCCGAGGGACCAAGGTCGGGCCTCCACTGGGGGTGCGACAACTTCTCGGCGAGACCCTCGAACTGCCCGGATCGGATCGCGGGAAGGGAAGTCCGGTCCGGGTTCGTCGCCGCCCGTTCATAGAAGAAGACCGGGACCGAGCGCGCCGCCGCCCACGCGCCGAAGGACCGGGACGCGCCGAGCGCATCGGCCTCGGGACAACCCGGGCCGCGCACGAAAGGAACGACATCGAGCGCGCCGATCCGGGGGTGCCGGCCCCGGTGCCGTCGCAGATCCACCTCCGCGTACACCGCTGCCGCGAGCGCGGTCGTCGCCTGGGCGACGACGGGCGGGGACCCCCGGTAGGCGAGCACCATGCGGTGGTGGTCCGGGTCGGCCGATTTGTGGAGGAGTTCAACGCCGCGAACCTCCTCGACGGCGGCCGCGAAGCGAGCCATCCTGAGTGGATCGCGCCCCTCGCTCACGTTGGGCTCGCAGAGGAGCCACCCGGGGCTCAGAGTGGTGCGGGAGGCCAGAGATCGCCCAGAGCCTCGGCGGCTGCCCGTTCCAGCGTCCCGGAGTCGATCGCCGCCTCCAGACGCACGACATCCTCCGCCAGGGAGCGGTCTTCGATGACCGGAGGCACGCACTCCCGCACGGCCTCGTACACGGTCCGCGTGCCGGCGCCCAGTCGATCGGGACCCTCGGGGCGGAGGTAGACCGCCTGCGCAGCGCCGAGCAGCTCGATCGCGAGCACCGTGCGCGTGTTGTCGAGGATCTCGCCCGCGTGACGGGCCGCGTTGGCGCCCATGCTCACGTGGTCCTCCTGGTTCGCGCTCGTCGGAATCGAGTCGACGGAGTCCGGATGCGCGAGCGTCTTGTTGTCGGACACGAGCGCCGCCCCCGTGTACTGGAGCGACATCAGGCCGCCGTGAAGCCCCGGAGACTCCACGAGCATGGCGGGAAGCCCCGCGGAAAGTTCCGGCGTCAGCATGCGGAACATCCGGCGGTCCGACAGGCTTGCCACGTCCGCAAGCGCGATCCCCAGCGTGTCGAGCCACAGCGCCGGCCCCGCGCCGTGGAAGTTGCCGCCCGACACGAACGCGCCCGGCTCCTGTCCCGCGGCGGGGAAGATCAGCGGATTGTCCGACACCGCATTGAGGGAGGCTTCCACCCGCCCCCACAGGAATCCGGCCATGTCGTGAACCGGACCCATGACCTGAGGCGTGCAGCGCAGGCTGTATGCGTCCTGCACCCGGTCGACGTCCGTGTCGACGAGCGCGCTCCCGGAGAGGAGCGACCGGAGCCTCTCCGCCGTTCCGATCTGCCCCGGCTGGTTGTTCGCCTCGTGCAGCCTCGGGTGCAGCGCCGCGGTGCGGGCCAGCAACGCTTCAAAGCTCAGCGCCGCCGCCATCTCCGCGTGAAGGAGCAGACGTCGCGCGTCGTGGAGCTGGAGCGCGGCGCCCGCGACCATCATCGTGGTCCCGTTCGTCAGCGCCAGCCCCTCCTTGGCCTGCAGGCCCGGGCGGGAGATCCCCGCCGCAGCCATCGCGCTCGCCCCGTCCATGCGGCGGCCCTCGAACCACGCTTCGCCGCTGAACGCCGTCGGATCCTCGCCCTCGCCCGCATCGGGATCCGACCCGGGGGAGCGGGTCGCGACGGCCGCCATGTGCGCGAGGGGAGCGAGGTCGCCGCTCGCCCCGAGCGAGCCCTTGGCGGGCACCACCGGCGTGACTCCCCGGTTCAGCATCCGGACGAGCGTGTCGATGATGACGGGGCGCACGCCCGACGCGCCGAGCGCGAGCGAGTTCGCCCGCACGAGCAGCATCGCCCGCACCCAGTCCTCCGGCAGCGGCGGACCCGTCCCCGTCGCACACTTGAGGATCAGGTTCCACGACAGCCGTGCCGCGTCGGTCGCCTCGATGCGAGTGCCGGCGAGCGCCCCGTAGCCGGTGGTGATCCCGTAGATCCGGGCCCCGGGTCGATCGAGCGCCTCCACGACCGTGTTCCGGCTCGCCTCCACCCGCTCGCGCGCGACGCCATCGAGTTCCCGGACCTGCGAGCCCCCGCGCGCCACGGCGACAACGTCGGGAATCGAGAGGGCTCGGGAGAGCGGGACGGCTGTCGCGCTCATTGCGTCGCCACGGACGAGAGGAGGCCCCCGAGCTCGGCCGCGGCCATTCGCTTGCCGACCACGAAGGAGCCGAACTCCGCGTAGTCGGCGCTCGCCTCGTCGTAGCGCATCTCGCTGATGATGGCCTTGAACTCGAGCGGATCCGCCGCCCACAGCGTTACCGCCCATTCCCAGTCGTCCAGACCCATCGATCCGCTGATCACCTGGAGAATCCGGCCCGCGAAGCGGCGTCCCACCTTGCCGTGCGCCGCCATCAACCCCGCCCGCTCCTCCAGCGAGAGCC
This is a stretch of genomic DNA from Candidatus Palauibacter polyketidifaciens. It encodes these proteins:
- the hutH gene encoding histidine ammonia-lyase, which codes for MSATAVPLSRALSIPDVVAVARGGSQVRELDGVARERVEASRNTVVEALDRPGARIYGITTGYGALAGTRIEATDAARLSWNLILKCATGTGPPLPEDWVRAMLLVRANSLALGASGVRPVIIDTLVRMLNRGVTPVVPAKGSLGASGDLAPLAHMAAVATRSPGSDPDAGEGEDPTAFSGEAWFEGRRMDGASAMAAAGISRPGLQAKEGLALTNGTTMMVAGAALQLHDARRLLLHAEMAAALSFEALLARTAALHPRLHEANNQPGQIGTAERLRSLLSGSALVDTDVDRVQDAYSLRCTPQVMGPVHDMAGFLWGRVEASLNAVSDNPLIFPAAGQEPGAFVSGGNFHGAGPALWLDTLGIALADVASLSDRRMFRMLTPELSAGLPAMLVESPGLHGGLMSLQYTGAALVSDNKTLAHPDSVDSIPTSANQEDHVSMGANAARHAGEILDNTRTVLAIELLGAAQAVYLRPEGPDRLGAGTRTVYEAVRECVPPVIEDRSLAEDVVRLEAAIDSGTLERAAAEALGDLWPPAPL
- the ftcD gene encoding glutamate formimidoyltransferase, whose translation is MASRTTLSPGWLLCEPNVSEGRDPLRMARFAAAVEEVRGVELLHKSADPDHHRMVLAYRGSPPVVAQATTALAAAVYAEVDLRRHRGRHPRIGALDVVPFVRGPGCPEADALGASRSFGAWAAARSVPVFFYERAATNPDRTSLPAIRSGQFEGLAEKLSHPQWRPDLGPSAPHRSLGAVVVGVRGPLVRFNVNLDTEDPGPARRIAAAIRESGGGLRHVRALGIPLRRQALTQVSMNLTRYAVTGIDAAYERVAEGARAEGVRLAGSEFIGPVPAEAIRGLDPARLDADLAPDQILELPGTRDGGEGGEA